In Paralichthys olivaceus isolate ysfri-2021 chromosome 12, ASM2471397v2, whole genome shotgun sequence, the genomic window ttttctccaaaactACATCGATCTTTATTAGAGTTTGATTTTGATTGGATTTTTGTCCTTGTATTGACGTTTCATAAATGTACAAACATATAGAATTTGATGATGACCATGCAGCTGTGAAAATATCGCCATAGCTATTTCTGTACTCACTTCCTTACACTGGACTAACCTGTTGCATTTGTAGCCATTTAGTCGTTGATTTGACATTTGTACTCATTTATTGTTTGTGATGAAGCTGTACCCGTAGTTATTCACTGCCATTCTATAAACAACACTGTAACTGCTGGTGCCGTTGTTTTACCCAGCAGGGGGAGGTGTTCAGTTCTGAAATACCAAACATGCTGCTGCAGGTATCTCAGTCTctgttctgtatttattttttcaggttATTCTTATTTAATCGATTTATTAAGTTGTATTCtagtatgtgtctttgttttgagCTTAAACATGTTGatagtttattttttaccaCGTTGAATgaacatttacagtatataaGGGTTTCATTAGCTTATAGTTGTCTTATGTTTGGGCTTGCTGGTATTAGTGAATTGTTATCTCAGTTGCAatccactttaaaaaaaacgtaTTCTGAAAATGTCACTTACATGGCTTGCATCGATTTTTTAACCCAATTTTTGGTTTATTATTTAGTAAGAGAtttctgcaacaacaacaaatattgaTATCAGTGgaatttattttacaaacacCTCTTgcacagtgtttatttttaaggCCTGGTGaagtttttgtctttattctttAAGTAGCCCGAGGGTGTTAAATCTCAACCAATAGTGCAAAGACATTCTATGCAATATACGGTCTTTCAAACTTTAATCTTTTACCTTAATGTGCCCCAAATAAATCATCATATTTATCTCATCCATGTAAGTTTCATTATTTACACAAAATGTTGTCCTCATTACAGTTACAGGTGCACACTCAGTcccaaataatatataaaatactcGAAAATAGTGTTTTACTATTGGAAATTAAAAATATCTATTGTCCCTTTTTATTCTGTGtagattttcattcatttcatttgcacATTACTTCTCATATACCGATAAACTAATAAAATGGGCTGTAACAAACAGTGTATCTGTATCTGCAGCAGtacaagaaatgaaaatatttacaactttgattacatgaataaaatcaataacagaaatataaatTGATAAACAATGCATGACAGTTAAACAAAAGAATGACACTGATAATACAGTCTTATACTTATGCAGTACTATACTGACAATGAGTTATAATGTAGTTGTATGATTATATGAACTATGACCCATACTCTACTGTAATTAAATTGTGCTTTGATATCACACCCAGGTTTGTAACATGAAGGGTGAAGGTATAAAAcctagactgtatataaagatggacatcgTTACAGCtcccagaaagtgaagccaaagcatctcgatcaCACCCTAAATCTCAACTtatccatgttagcagatgggacattggCTAAACTTAAAAAGCATTTTTCTTGTAAGTTTAACTTAGTTATttaatgctaaaaaaaaaataatgggcTTAAATGTCATAATCGACATCTGAGACTGATTTGGTTGGTAATTTAGATGGGACTTTGATACCATGACTCATTCTCACAACTCTGACTGCGAATGCTTAATATGGAAGTATtggtatctgggatattttggctcaatttctggatagtgggacaAGTGGAGACATGCCATCCATCTTAATATACAATCTATGATCCGAGGTGTCCCTGAGTTTGTGATTTAATCCTTGATGTCATTTTCTGAGCTTTACCTTCATAAGCAACATTTCATCTGTTTAACTGAAAGGCAAAAAGGCTTCACTTTCACCTCTGTTCACGTTGCAGGAAGCTGAATTAGTGTCAGTTCATAAACAAACTAGCGACAAATTCTTAGCTCCTCTCAGTTCAGTGTCTTTTCTTGTCAGTGTTAGTACCAAATATGGTCCCTTATTGCCTAAACTGGTAAAAGCTCCTGGGATTACTGAAGGAACTCATCATAATCGTTTTAACATTGCTCATATAGAGACCTCAAATCATATCAATGCATGTGAAACCCCCTCTAAGGGTCTCTAATCTGTGTCCATTAAAATTGTTTGAGTTCCTTGCACGCATtcataggtcaaaggtcattggCCATCTGTTTCTACCATCTGGCTATTTTCTTTGGTAACTGAGCAACAGGTTTGTTCACTGGTCCCTGTGTTGCTCACAGACTCCAAAGTGTGGATGAGGTTTTCCAGCCCCCACAGGTAACCATCCTCGCGGTTGCCCTCCTGCCAGGGAATATCATGGTTCAACATCTGGCCCTCTGGTAAAGCTGTGGTCTTTCCAAAGTCAATAATCCAGACCTCTGCATTGCCCGTGTGGTcatggatgaagaggagagagctgCCAATGACCTGTGAACAAGAGGGAtggtttattattcattaactTTGGcatttctttcttctgctccttcttATCCATAAATCTAGACAGGTGATAAAGGATAAACTTGAATAATGAGTAATGACTGCTGAAGCCTCTATGCAACATTGAATCCTGACCAGTTTGAGCGATAAACTACAATAAATGCCAGGTTAGTTTCAGTTTACATgactcatgaggtcactgtgaactttggcctttgaccactgaaatcaaatcagtttatctttgagtccaaacaaacaaatttgaagacattccttCAAGGTGTTCACAAACAAGGCAAAACAGTTGTtttatgaggtcacagtgaccttggcCTTTGACCATTAAATTATAATGAGTTTATCTTTCAATTAAACTTAACATCTGAGCCAATTTCAGGGAATTCCTTCAAGGCCTTTTTAAAtgatcatgttcacaagaatgagatGGATACACATAAACCCTAAAACATCAGTTCACCTCAGGCCACTGGCTGTTGCCAGCACGGAGGCATAAAAGTAGTGTACTGTCCCTGAATctgaattttaaatgaatgtccTGGTGCAACACTTTACTTTGGcactgaatgtttgtttttctttcacttattATTCATTGATGAATCATCACCTCGTGTCGCCTGAAGAACTCTGATGTCTTTAGCGCCTGCCGGATCTCCGTCAGTCTGCTCAGGTAAGACTTCTGTATATAtcaaaaaacaacagttaaGGGCGTTTCATAAAATATTGACATGGGTGCAGGCACAATGTATATTTGGGAAACACCAGCATGACAGAAAACTCAAACATTACCACAGTGTGAATATTTACTTTGTGCTTTGTGGATCGATTTACTCTATGGTTTGCTCAACACTTgaggttgttttcatttatcattaaatGAGCCTCAACCCTTTTCTGGAGTGGGTGTACAAAACGATTTATAAAAGggtgtttgtagtttttgtagTCTGAATGTTTGATGCTGTGTGTACTGAATATGCAAAGTTAAACATATCTTGGTGTCATTACATGTgtgaatatattatatatgtgtgcACGTACTATGATGTTAATGTTCCCGCCAACAAAGTCGTCGAACATATGGATGACGTCCTGCTTCGATCTGGTTTTCTTGAAGTCAGTTCGACATGTACCGTCACATTtctaaagagagaaaaaaagcctCAGTTTAAGTAGGAAAGGAATGAAACAGTCACTGAATGACGTGTAGGAAAAGTCAATAAAATGACATGAGCTTGACATCAGAAGCAGGCAAACAGCAGAGTCAGGGTGTGGGTAGAGGTTGGTAGCAAGTAAAACCAGGCAAAAGGTGAAAAGAGCTGATTAGGAGCAGTGACTTGGTGGAAAATGTGGGTAAACTCAGGGTTATGGGTAGGACAGCATTTCTTAAAGGGCACAGCCACCcttttgaaaatatttgtgaATGCAAATATAGCTGGTTCACCAATAAAAGCCATGCTGTGATTGACCTCGCCACACATACCATAACATTTTTCCTCAACCTTTGAATTTCTTtcattatgaaaaaaaacagacatctATAGAATGCTAATGTCTATAAACAGGAGGAATTGTGTGTGGATCTGGATAATGATCTGGATTTTATGAACCAAAATAACTTTGTTTAAAAAGGTGACCTTTATTCAGAACagataatttgtgtgtgtgtttaatgtaaaTAGTTTGCATATAGTTTCTGAACACAATGGTTTATGGAGGATATTCATGTGTGAGGGTAATGTGAGACATGGTTTGAGGTGGctcaggctgcagcaggagggTTTATTACAGCTGACTCCAGTTAGATAATCACTCCCTTGCTTAAATGTGGTAGCAAGAGAGCTGCCACAGACCAACAGAGACAGATGTCAGGGAGAAGACCGAGAGCTGAGCTGCCACCGGACACTGTAATGAAATGGTCCAGTGAGAAGTCGGCCGGTTCACAGGGCAGATTTAGGTTTAAGGTACTGAATTTATGTTTGAGGTGTTGATTTCTGGGACTTAATGTATGGTACTGGTGAGTGCCTGTTTCAGGGGACTTTGCCACAACATGTAAATGCAATATGTAATATATGTGGAGGTGTGGGAAGTAAGAATCTGTTAATCAAGAGAATCCAGCAGTtactttctttcactttctttaacatgtcaTTAGCCTTGGCAGAGGATTGTGCTCTCAGTGTCCCTCTCATACCCTTGTGAGTTAGGCACTATGATATATTatgtttggatttatttattatattcatattcatctcCAGGCTGGTTTGGCGATTCACCTTTGGACTTATCTCACACCATGAGCCAGCTTCCCTGAGCACTATGATTATCCTGCTAATGTTAATCATGATGATAATATCCATAAGGATGCATCACTCCCTCTACCTTGATCCCTTCTATCCTGAAGCCCAGGGTGTTGGTGGAGCTCATGGTCTCTCTCCACTGCATGTAGCGTGGCTTGGTGACGCCTTGTTGCGTGTGCTCCTGGGGAGTCGGCCCTTCACTGTCCACCTCCACCATCTTCTTGTACAGGTCCTCCCTGGGCTTGGGCCGCTCTCGTGCTCTTACAAGCTCCTCCTCCAAGTAGGTCCTGAAACAGCAGGAAAGAATAATCCCTGAGGTGCAGGAGCCGTGTGTTTACACACTACTATTATTTTTTGTAGTGCTCTTtgcatgtaaataaaatgttatatttacttTAAGGGTTTGTATAGTATTCACACCCATGTTATTAAGAAAGATGATAGGCTGTAAAGAGATACAGTGTTCTTTGTATGAAGCCATTGTGAGTGATACATGACTGAAACAGTTTCCTAATAAagccacattttaatttttaggtgaatctgcaccaaaatttcacacactcataaatatcagtcccctaaaacATATCAGATTTgtcttcatcaagatccattaattattctaaATAATTATGAGGAATCACAAACATGTTGCAGAGATCAGCATATTCACATTGTTATTCTCTCATACAAAAGTGAAGACTGCTGCATAAATGCCTTAAAATATCATTACAGAACTGCACAACTTTGTTCAGCAACACATTTACTCTTGTCGTATTCATACCAGGCAATCATGTGCAAACAGATGTggatttcagtttcagtttgtgaGCCACACTTCCTCTGTGCTGCGGAGGGAAGCTGAGAGGAGACTCCAGCGTGCAGAGTTTAACTCTAAAAGTctgagtgtgtctttgtgcaagTTAGCGGTTTTGCAACCTTGTGGTTGAGTATTTTCGACAAAGGGGAGTCTCCAGGGACACCCTAagcatgtaaatgtgtgtagcctcggtaacacaaacacacagaaatattgaGTTCACACAGGAATGGTTGTCCAAACCTGCATGTCTGTGCATGCACGAACATGTGCATGTTCGTGTGCAtattcgtgtgtgtttgtgtgtgtgtgtgtgtgtgtgtgttcatgcttgTGCACACGATACAGCAAGACTCTACGCCCATTGTGGCAGGAAGCCAAGCATATAGCCTGCAGTTACAACAGGTGTTCCCTTGTAGAGCAAAAATGCTTCAGGCACAAGTACAGTCCCCAGACTCTACTGATCTCATTCATCTATTTCAACACATGATCAACAAAccttaaaaacacacttaaaaaataaagaacactaaagttttttaattgatttggttgcttatatataattaaaagtaataaatgaaatattactCCCTTACCTGACTCCCATCTTACAGTCCATGACATTGGGAAGGTCAAAGTTTGCCAGCAGGTCGGTCATATGAAGGAAAgactctccatctttctccacAACGCCATGGTAACCAGGAACAAAAGGGAGCAGAGCGTCGTCCCTCAGCTCCTCAAAACACTGCATCTCATTTTCTGAGAACTTCTTCAGAATGGTGCCCTCATCTGCTGCTTTGAAGTTACCTGAAGTCAGATGAAGGACAACATTCCAAGCTTTCCCAAACAGGAAGGACCAGCATTTAAAAAGTGCAGGCTCTGAATTTAACTGCCAAAgaaaatacagtacatacagtaccTGTGTATGGGAATGTTATAGAGCACATTTGGAAACTGCTGTAACTGTTCTAATCCTCATTCCTGATGTGGTGACCTCATATCCTCCCATTTTTTCTTATATCATAAAGTTcccacacaaaaaaaattatacaatAC contains:
- the itpka gene encoding inositol-trisphosphate 3-kinase A; protein product: MPKECRRKSSKDSGLSGTGINDGSRSERRTSAAKSPQICDDLLQRAAQISPSSGAGAPPTAVMDQRPVPQVTITPEGGGCSREMRQEDWDDEMVGTLRRKLSNSSISSTGSSAVESEDDLLSDNESKSKGIIALEHLVDTGESKPWWKLKTIVHWPFSASQRRKLNWVQLAGHKGNFKAADEGTILKKFSENEMQCFEELRDDALLPFVPGYHGVVEKDGESFLHMTDLLANFDLPNVMDCKMGVRTYLEEELVRARERPKPREDLYKKMVEVDSEGPTPQEHTQQGVTKPRYMQWRETMSSTNTLGFRIEGIKKCDGTCRTDFKKTRSKQDVIHMFDDFVGGNINIIKSYLSRLTEIRQALKTSEFFRRHEVIGSSLLFIHDHTGNAEVWIIDFGKTTALPEGQMLNHDIPWQEGNREDGYLWGLENLIHTLESVSNTGTSEQTCCSVTKENSQMVETDGQ